CCCTTATCTGGGTGCCCTGGCTCGTGGCTATCAGCGGGCCGGGCTTTACTGTTGAGGCTGTGCTGGGGCTTGGTAGGGCAGTTCTGCCTGGCGGTGTGGCTGAGCCTGTGCTGGTTTATCGCGGGAGGGTATATGGGCTAGGCGAGTGGGGCTATAGTGACGTCAGGGAGGTTATGCTTGAGGTTGGCCCTGAGGAGCTTGAGGGCCTCGCACGCGTGGTCTCCTCGAGCGATAGGGGCTTGCCGCTGAGCGCTGTCCGGCTCCTGGCCCCAGTGGATAAGCCGGAGAAGATTATCTGTATCGGCGTAAACTACCGGGCTCATGCGAGGGAGAGTGGTGTCGAGCTGCCGGGAACCCCTAACCTATTCGTCAAGACCGGCAACAGCATTGTGGGCCCCGGCGACCCCGTGGTGGTGCACTCTGTTGGCTTGAAGCTTGACGGGGAGGTTGAGCTAGCAGCGGTTATAGGTATACCTGCCCGCAGTATACCTCCAAGCGAGGCCCCTGACGTGGTATGGGGCTTCATGGTGCTTAACGATGTGACTTCCAGGCTTGAGCAGAGGGAGCTGGGTATAAGCCAGTGGTGGAGGGCTAAGAGCCACGACACCTACGCCCCCACCGGCCCGATAATCGTGCCACGCCACATGGTTAGCATCGGCGACACTGAGCTAGAGCTCGTGGTTGATGGTATCGTGGCGAGACGTGGCAACACGGGCGACATGGTTCATAGCGTCTGGGACATAGTTTCAGTAGCTAGCACGTCAGCCCTACTCGTGCCGGGCGACATAATCTGCACTGGAACGCCTGCCGGAACGATGCCGGACGGAAAACCGGCGAAGACCCCGGAGCCGGGCTCCGTTATGAGGGCGTGCGCCCGGGGGATAGGCTGTATCGAGAACAGAGTGGTTCTCGACGAGGAGCTATGCCCTCATGGCGGCCTCTAGCCGGGCCTTAATCTTCGGCATGAGTCTCCGTGTCTTCCACTTTATGTAGGCTATGACGGCTTTAAGCCCGAGTTTTAGCGGTATGTACTCGACGCCCCGCAGGTAGAGCTTCGAGATCATCTCCTCGGCCCAGTAGAGGCTGTGCTCGAGAGTCTTCAGCATGACCTCCAGATGCTCGGGCTTTAGCAGCTTCCGCTGGAACCAGTCCCTATTCTTAAACACGCCCATGGGCACAAAGAACATTGGCACGATAAGGCTGCGGTACGGGCGGAGCCGGTCTAGGCCCTCAGCGGTCTTCATCACGTCGTCCGGGGTCTCCCCTGGGAGACCAAGTATGATGGTGCCAGCTGGTATTATCCAGTTGTCGTGCATTATAGCGAAGGCATCCTCAACTATCTCCGGCCACTTCTCCGCAGGGTAGGGAGCAGCCTTCGCGGGCATAACCTTCCTGGCTAGGTTCACGCTCAGAGTCTCAATCCCGACCTCCACGCCTAGGAACCGTTCCCGCCGGAGCACGTAGTCCCCCATGATCCTGGAGATGAGCTTGTAGTTCTCCTCCGCGTACTTGACCGCTGCTAGGCTTGCATGGCTCCACGCCAGGGTGCCGTCGGTGGCACGGTACCATAGCTCGTGCAGTTTTAGCAGCGGCTCCGGCCGCGGCTTGACGCCATCAGCACCATACAGCAGCACGTCCTCGCTGTGGTATATCACGTCTCGTACGCCGTGCCTCTTATTCACCTCTATCTCAGCCTTTATCTTCTCCAGCGGTATGAAGCGTAGCGGCCTCAGCGTTACGCTGCAGAACTTGCAGCCCCTCGGGCACCCTCTCATTATCTCGACGAGACCGTTAACACTAGCCCCCCTTATCACGGGTATCTCCTCGATGCTTGGCGACTCGCCAGGCCCAACGTAGATGTAGTCGGGGAGCGGTTCGCCTTTCAGCGCCTTATCGACAACATCTACTATCACCCTCTCAGCCTCTCCGTCTATCACCGTATCGACACCCCATTTCTTCCAGTACTCTAGCTCCCACAGCCACTGCCATGCAGCTGGCCCGCCAACAATAATGCGTACACCCTTCTCCCGCGCCTTCCTCACTGCGGGGCTCTCCATTAGGCGGCGGAAGCTCCTCCGGTTAACGGGCTCCTTGCCAGTTATCATCCACCACTCGCTGCTCGGCGGCCCCAAGGCGAAGAAGTCATGGTGCCCTATCAGCAGCACCTTCATCGTGTCAAGGTGCTTATGGAGGTGGTCCGGATCGATGATAGCAGCTTTGAACCCCGCCTCTTGCAGCTTAGCCTCGATCTTCCTGAGCCCATATGGCGCTTGCCATGGTCTCCCCTCACTATCAACTCTTATCTTAGGTGCTGCCACCCACATCCAAACACGCTCTGGCACCCCGATAGGCGGCCCCGTGGCCATAAACCCGATAAACTCCTTGCCATGGTGGTTGGACATCATGGTACGGTCGGTCGTAATTACAACCTCATAACCACCCACGACCCACCACCTTGGCCCGCGTCTCCTAGCCCTGCGTCACACCCACAGCCTCCATTGCCGCCTGCTTCAGCTCCTCATCCGCAGTCTCGTCAACAACCACAGCCGTATCTGGGCTCGCAACGATCTCCCTAAGCTTCACCGTGTCAGCGCCATGATACCAGACGCGAAGGCTATACGCGATATTGTTCAGTATTATCCCCCGGACAGTCTCCATGTAGTCCGGCCTGGGGCGAGTTGTGAACACGTGCAGCTCAAACCCACGGTAGCCCCTTGCAGCTTCCCTCGCCATAAGGGCGAGCACCTGCTGCACAATACCGCGGCCCCCGCCGAGCACAAGCACTATCCTCCTGACACCACGGCCGCTCTGGAAACTCATGAGACCCGCATTCACCCATACTATAGTATTGTTAACCGGCATTATAAGTGCTTAGACGCTGACCCCAAGCCTAGATACGACTGCCTAACCAGTGTACACAGAAAATCCATCGATACCCGAGCGGTAGAACCACTCAGCGCCAGGCCCCGCTATGCCACGTTATTAGTGAATGGAGAGATAGGCTTCCCTTACATATACTTGTCAGCGGTGGGCCCGTTCCACCGTTTAGCTCGTGGCTGCATCCATAGGGGCTCCATGCGGAATACTGTGATCCATACCTGGTGTCCTAGTGGAAGGCATAGCTAATGCACTACCATACTTCAACCTTCAACACGGCTGTATAGTACATAAACCATCCCAGCTGCGATACGGTATAGGCATGGTGTTAAGAACGGCAGTGCCATACCAGCAAGCAGAATCCCTCCATCGTATAGCTTGTGGGGCTAATCACTGACGGACCTCTTATCCTTCCCCTTTGCGTCTAGACGGTAACCCAGCTCAGCTGACTATGTGGTGTGTCAGTATTATTGGAATGATCAGACCGAACATATGGGCGGGTATACCATGCATGTTAGCCATTATCCGCAGTACGGTGCAGGCCCTAAGGCTTGTTCAGCATTTACGGGTCAGAGCTGGGGAAAAGCTACATCACTACTATACCCAGGGAGGTTTGAGGGAGGCTAGGTATCGGGGATTGCGATGTGTTGAAGCTAGTTATGTATGGTAATGATATTGTGTTGGGGAAGCCGAAGTTTCTGATTAGGATTTACTACACTATCGAGGGTCTGTATCGCCAGCGTTCATCCATATATTCTCCTCCTCACCGTTGCCCTCTCGGCTTATCCTCGCTGGGTGGTCTCAGTTGATGATCTGGTTCATCGGTACTGCGGGCGCCGGAGGGGTTCCGGGCCGAGCTAAGAACTGTATCCTGGTTGACACGGGGGATGCTAGGCTCCTCCTCGATGTTGGGCCGGGCTGCGTGGAGAGGCTCTACGAGCTGGGCTACAGCGCCTGTGACGTGGACTACATCTACATAAGTCACCTCCACATGGACCATTGGAGCGGCTTGTTCGATTACGCTGTCCGCTACAGTGTGGAGGGCTGCAGCCAGCCTCCAACGCTGCTAGCGGGGGAGAAGGTGAGGGATCAGTTGTCATCAGTCATAGAGACGCTGCCTGGCAGGCTACGCGGCGAGGTGGGAGCCCGCAGCATACCAGCCAGCGGGGGCCTAGAGCTTGACGGGATGCTGATCCGGGTCTACGAGGCCGTGCATACACTCCCAGCCTACACTGTTGAAGTAATTGTTGACGGGTCGACGCTTGTCTACAGTGGCGATACAGGGCCAACGGGGAAACTCCGAGAACTAGCATCGAGGACTGATCTCCTCGTGGTTGAGGCCTCTATGCCTCGAGGGATGGAGGTCAAGGCAAGGGAGACCGGGCACCACACTGTGGATGAGGCAGCAGCATACCGCGACCAGATGAGGAGCGAAGCACTACTAGTGCTAACACACCTCACCAGAGAAAGCCTCGAAGACATAAGGCGGCATGGGCTCCCACGCAGAGTCATAGCCGCCTCCGACGGGCTCGTCCTCAGCATCTAGTGCGAGCCTAGCGTAAACACCATACGGAAGCCGTTCCAGTCCACTGCAGCTAGAGCCGAGACAATCATTCGTTGTATGTGTCCTTGGATTTCTGTGTCACAAATACTAGCACATTGCTCTCCGGAAATGGTGTTCCAGTGGACTAGCTCAACAAGCTGTAGTGTTCCATACGTAGCAAGCTGTGGAGAGGCCTCTTACCCCAAAGACTACTATGGGCTACTGGGGGGTTTAGCTTTGGAGTGGCTGCGTGGGGGCAGTTGGGAGGAGGTAGCAAGGGAGCTGGGGGAGCTGCGTGCTGGAGAACCTAGTCCGTGCCGTGTTGCAGGTAGCACTGTTGCAGAACCTTTGCCTGTTGCACGTAGGGCTTACAGCCTCTATGCAGATGTGAATCTTAACGATCCTGCTTCGTGGCCTAGTGTGACAAAGCTCCTGGAGGGTATTTCTAGGGTCCTCGAGGAACTCAGGCTTGGTCATCGCTGGCTCGTTGCTGTAAGTGGTGGCAGCGAGGCAGTATTGACGGGTCTCTACATTGCGAGAGAGTATACGCGGGGCAGGGTGGTTGTAGCGTCTAGTGCTGCCCATGCATCCGTGCTAAAGGCTGCCCGTGTCCTGGGCATGGAGGTTAAGCTTGTGCAGGTGGACTCTAGGCTGAGGATAGACCTCTACGCCCTGGAGAAGACGTTGAGGGGAGTTCAGAATGTTGCTGCTATCGTTGCGACAGCAGGTGTCACTGATAACGGTGCTGTGGATCCAGTTAGGGATGTGGCCAAGCTTGCCTGGGAGCATGGTGCAGTAGTGTATGTGGACGCTGCTTTTGGCGGCCTACCACTCCTAGGGTTGGGGAGCACCGAGACAGTATTGCCCCGTGGCGGCCCCGCCCTAGCCGGGATAGACTTCCACAAGCACGTAGCACCTCCGCCATCCTCCATACTTGTATCAAACACAGCGGAGCTTAGGGACTACATAGTGTTCCCCGCGCCCTACATGCCCTTGGGGAGGCAGGAGACGCTACTCTGGACCCGGCCAGCATCGGGCCTAGCAGCAGCCTATGCAGCCCTTAGGGCACTAGGAGCCAGTGGCGTTGGAGAGCTAGCAAGATACCTCTACAGGCTAGCCTCGAAGCTGGCATCCATCCTCGAGCAGCGGGGTGTAGAGTTGTTGTCGCCTCTCGATACGCCTCTCGTGGCCTTTCGGCCCCCAAGTGTGGAGGGGGCGTTGAAGAGGCTGAGAAGGAGAGGCTGGATACTCTACCCCTCCAGGCTTCCCGGCATACTGCGCTACGTAGCAAAGTGGTGCCACGAGCCCGGAGACGTGGAGGAGATAGCGGAGGCGGTAGCCTAGACAAAGGCGTCCATGCTACGATATATCACGTACATGGAGTAGACGGCTAACACGAGTGCAGCAGCAGAGACGGCGAGTATAGCTCCGACCACTACATAGGCTGTCTGCATGCTAAACCCGGCAACCTCTATAATCCTCTCGATCTCTGATGGTGTAGTCAACGCGTACACGGCATAGCGCAACCCGATAATCGAAATGAACAGTATGAGGGGGAGTAGCGCGGCAGCTATGAGGGGGCCGAGCTTCCTCCGGGAGCGAAACGCGTGGATCGAAACGAGGAGTGCAAACACGTAGATGCCAAGCATGAGGAAGCCGGCGCGGAGGAATATGGGGGTAAGTATCATGGCTAGCACGGCTGCAAGGACATAGAGTCTGTAGGCCCGGCGCACATGGGTAAGCCTTGAGGAGAAGTCGTAGTATGAAGCGGCTACATAGTTGGAAAAAACATGCAGGCGCCAAACAGCCTCCTCAACCGCCCCACGATCAGACGGGTCAAGCCTTGAAAACGTTCTTAACACACTATCGGCACTCTTATTCAGCGCTACAGCTAGATCGTACTGGTCTATCCGCAGCTCCCCCAGCACCTTCTGCACAGCGCTGCGTGCTCTCTCAACCTCCCTCAGCGCCCTCTCCTTCGCACGACCATCGAGACGGGACGATGCCAGTCTCTCTATGCGGTCAAGCTTCTCTAGCAACCTCCGTAGCTCCTCAGCCGACTGCAACGCATCAGCACGCCCCGGTAGACTGGTAACAAGCACTTACCGTTGGCGCCTAACAGTCATCCACTTATATGCTACGAGGGTTATTAGTAGGAATACTACGCCCCAGCCAAATGCTACGAAGGCCTAGCGCGCTAGCCTTCACGTGGACTCACCCCCCTCCTAATTTCCTCACCATACCTCTTATAGAGGGCCTTATAGTTGAGAGCTAGGCCTATTAGGAACATTATCACCATCATCGCAACGCCTATCCAGCCGAAGATGTTCTCTGGCTTGGCGGCAGCGGATTCGGTACCTGTTGCCAGGAACCATGCCAGCATTATTATCAGGTAGATTGGTGTGATAATGCCGACAACGTACTTCCAGTACCACTTCGGCACGGTAATGTAGGCACCATTATGCAGCTCCCTGTAGCTCTCCTCAATGCCCCACAGCCACAGGGCAGCTACGACCTCGAATAGTGCTACCACTAGCAGCAGCAGGCTACCGGCGTAGAAGTCTACGAGATCGAGGTAGTCCGTCAGCTGGTCAGTCTTCATGGCGCCCTCAATGTTTACGAATACGCCGGTTATGAATACCATCATGAAGGCTATCCATGCACTATACCTTCTCGCGATGCCGTAATCCTCCTCGAACATCGAAGTTAGAACGTTAACTATCGCAATGGCGCTTGTTATACCGGCAAACCATAGCAGCGAGTACCAGAGGAAGCCTGCCAGGGCACCAAGGCCTCCTAGGTGGTTGAATAGTGGTGGCAGGGCAACCATTGACGCAAGGAATATTGAGAGCTTGCCTGCAGCGATGTCCTGTATGATGCTTGGGCCTCCAAACGCGTACAGTAATGGTATCACGATGCTGCCTCCGAGTACTACCTCGGCGAACTCGTTGAGGGAGGTGGTAGTTAGGGCTGATAGTGGTAGATCGTCCTCCCTGCGCAGATAGCTAGCGTAGTTTGGTATGATGCCACCGATACCGATGCTTAGCGTGAAGAAGATCTGGCCAGCACCCTCAATGAATGTTGCAGGGTCCTTTAGCTTCTCAAAGTTCGGGGTCCAGAGCCACTCAAAGCCCTTAAGCGTGGACCATTCCGGCTTTACAGGAGCGCCAAGGGTTAGCGAGACCGTTGCTAGGATTACAGCCTCAATAAACAGTATTGGCATCATTATCTTTGCTGCAATCTCAATGCCGCGTCTGACCCTCCTGGATACAATTAGTGTAATTACTAGTAGGGAGATGAACCACGCCGGCACATTTCTAGCTGGATCCGTTAGGAAGTCTATGAAGAACGTTTTGGCCTTGGTGGCGTCTGTCAGCTCGGCAAACTTGCCGCTAATTGCTGCCGTTGCATAGTAGCCCATCCAGCCTATGATATTGGTGTAGTAGCCCGTGATCATTACGCCAGTTAGGAATGCTATGGTGCCACCTATGATTGCAAACGCTGCTGCATTCTTCTTTGTGAGCCTATTCCTTGAGACTATGTAGAGCATTGGGGTTAGGTAGCCATGGCCATGTAGGCCGCCGTGCCGGCCGAGGGTCCACTCTACGAACATTAGTGGGATGCCTAGGAGTACAAGGGCTATGAAGTATGGTATGAGGTAGGCGCCGCCACCGTAGGCGGCAGCCTTGCCAGGGAATCTTAGGAAGTTGCCTAGGCCGATAGCATTACCTGCCATTGCTAGGATGAGGCCTATCCTTGTCGCCCAGTATTCCCTCGTTCGGACAGTCACTAGTCTATCACCGTTAATAGTGTGGGAGCCATAGCTGAAAAAAATCTTACCCGGCGAGTAGCAAATTGTGGAAACCTGTCTTGCAATATTAGCTGGCCCGTATAGAGGCACTTTGTGCAGGGTATTATCGTAAATTATAGAATGTCGGGTGTAACCACACGCACCAGCCTATAATTATTGTTCTTACCCGCACTATATTGCAGGGGATCATGCAGATGTTCTTTCCGTGACAGCCTTGAGAACGTATTCTGCAAGCTCGCTCCCAAGTGGTATCCATGCTCCGAGCCTCTTGGCCTCCCGGAGTACTGCTTCGAGAACCCGTATCCTTGCCCCGCGTCCTATGCATTGAGGGTGCATCGTCAATGAGAGGTAGCTGTGCCTCCTAGCTGCATATCTCATCTCGTCTAGCCACATCTCCAGTAGCTCCCGTGGCGTGAGGGACCGATGGTACTCCAGATATGGCCAGTCGTCAAGCCTCCAGTCGACGGGTAGCTCTACAAGCCCCTTGCCGAGGATGTATGGCTCCTCGTCGTCCATGAGGCTGCTATCGTAGAGGTAGCCCCGGCTCCTGAGCAGCTCTAGGGTCCAGGGGCTCCACCTCCAGTAGGGGGCTCGGAACCCACGTGGCTTGCGGCCGACTATACCGGCTAAAGCCTCCTCCATAGAGGCGAATACCTGCTCTTCAGCGCTACGCGATGATATTTCGTCGAGCCTCTCATGCATATAGCCGTGTCCTGCGACCTCGTGGCCACGTTCGACAAGGGCTCTCACAAGGTGGGGGTAGCGGCGGGCGACCCAGCCTGGTACAAAGAAGGTAGCCCTAACACCGTGGGCTTCGAGGACCTCCAGGACTCGCCAGAGCCCTCTCCTCTCCGCAAACCTTCCACGGCTACGTGCCACTGGATCAGCACCTTTCCAGGCCTCAGCACTGTCAACGTCGAGGTCAAAGCTGAGGAATAGGACAAACCCGTACCCGGCGGGGGGCCGGAACAAGCCCGGTCAACCGCTAGAATACACCTCCACGGCTGGGAGCTAAGGGTGTAATGCCATAGCGGTCACGGCTCGTTGCTGCAGTGTCTATGCTAGCTTCTAGTGTCGATGAGATACTCGAGTCCTACAAGGACGTATATTAGGGCCCATAGGGGGTCGAGGCTGAACTCCTTGGCAGCCTTGTAGATGAAGAGGCCTGCGAGTATTAGGGCTAAGCTGCGCCGGGCAACTATACATCCCAACCCCTAGCAACAAGGCGTAGAGCCATAGCTTCCCACCTCAGAGCAGCGGCGGAGAGCTGGCACCCCTAGAACATTATAGCTGGTATAGGGGCTAATTAACATATGGTAATGAGGAGTTGTGTAGGCTGTTCCGGTTATAGTCTTCCACCCATGTTTCAGGGCCAATAGACATAAAAACCAGAAGCAATTTCTTACTAGTAGCAAAATCGGAGAGAAGGTTCGGGGTGTACGAGTTATGCCTCTACAAGCTCCATCCATTGGAGAGAAGTTCCCAGAAATCGAGGTAATGACAACCCATGGCAAGATAAAGCTGCCAGACCATTTTAGGGGTAAGTGGTTCGTGTTATTTAGCCATCCAGCAGACTTCACGCCGGTCTGCACCACAGAGTTCGTAGCTTTTGCCAAGAGGTACGAGGACTTCAAGAAGCTCAACACAGAACTCATCGGCTTAAGCGTTGACAGCACCTTCAGCCACATTAAGTGGGCTGAGTGGATCAAGGAGAAGCTAGGCGTGGAAATACCATTCCCGATAATCGCCGATCCAACCGGCGAGGTTGCAAAGAAGCTAGGGCTCCTACATGCTCAGAGCAGCACGGCAACCGTACGCGCTGTATTCGTGGTAGACGATAAGGGTGTTGTGAGAGCTATCCTCTACTACCCGCAAGAGGTTGGCAGAAACATTGACGAGATATTGAGGCTGATAGAGAGCCTCCAGATAAGCGACAAGTACGGCCGCGCCATCCCGGCAAACTGGCCAAACAACGAGCTAATCGGCGACAACTTGATAGTACCGCC
This DNA window, taken from Hyperthermus butylicus DSM 5456, encodes the following:
- a CDS encoding fumarylacetoacetate hydrolase family protein; amino-acid sequence: MLCLQFTVLVLLARFRASHWRRRARLNMVSSASLIWVPWLVAISGPGFTVEAVLGLGRAVLPGGVAEPVLVYRGRVYGLGEWGYSDVREVMLEVGPEELEGLARVVSSSDRGLPLSAVRLLAPVDKPEKIICIGVNYRAHARESGVELPGTPNLFVKTGNSIVGPGDPVVVHSVGLKLDGEVELAAVIGIPARSIPPSEAPDVVWGFMVLNDVTSRLEQRELGISQWWRAKSHDTYAPTGPIIVPRHMVSIGDTELELVVDGIVARRGNTGDMVHSVWDIVSVASTSALLVPGDIICTGTPAGTMPDGKPAKTPEPGSVMRACARGIGCIENRVVLDEELCPHGGL
- a CDS encoding B12-binding domain-containing radical SAM protein; this encodes MMSNHHGKEFIGFMATGPPIGVPERVWMWVAAPKIRVDSEGRPWQAPYGLRKIEAKLQEAGFKAAIIDPDHLHKHLDTMKVLLIGHHDFFALGPPSSEWWMITGKEPVNRRSFRRLMESPAVRKAREKGVRIIVGGPAAWQWLWELEYWKKWGVDTVIDGEAERVIVDVVDKALKGEPLPDYIYVGPGESPSIEEIPVIRGASVNGLVEIMRGCPRGCKFCSVTLRPLRFIPLEKIKAEIEVNKRHGVRDVIYHSEDVLLYGADGVKPRPEPLLKLHELWYRATDGTLAWSHASLAAVKYAEENYKLISRIMGDYVLRRERFLGVEVGIETLSVNLARKVMPAKAAPYPAEKWPEIVEDAFAIMHDNWIIPAGTIILGLPGETPDDVMKTAEGLDRLRPYRSLIVPMFFVPMGVFKNRDWFQRKLLKPEHLEVMLKTLEHSLYWAEEMISKLYLRGVEYIPLKLGLKAVIAYIKWKTRRLMPKIKARLEAAMRA
- a CDS encoding MBL fold metallo-hydrolase: MIWFIGTAGAGGVPGRAKNCILVDTGDARLLLDVGPGCVERLYELGYSACDVDYIYISHLHMDHWSGLFDYAVRYSVEGCSQPPTLLAGEKVRDQLSSVIETLPGRLRGEVGARSIPASGGLELDGMLIRVYEAVHTLPAYTVEVIVDGSTLVYSGDTGPTGKLRELASRTDLLVVEASMPRGMEVKARETGHHTVDEAAAYRDQMRSEALLVLTHLTRESLEDIRRHGLPRRVIAASDGLVLSI
- a CDS encoding aminotransferase class V-fold PLP-dependent enzyme; amino-acid sequence: MEWLRGGSWEEVARELGELRAGEPSPCRVAGSTVAEPLPVARRAYSLYADVNLNDPASWPSVTKLLEGISRVLEELRLGHRWLVAVSGGSEAVLTGLYIAREYTRGRVVVASSAAHASVLKAARVLGMEVKLVQVDSRLRIDLYALEKTLRGVQNVAAIVATAGVTDNGAVDPVRDVAKLAWEHGAVVYVDAAFGGLPLLGLGSTETVLPRGGPALAGIDFHKHVAPPPSSILVSNTAELRDYIVFPAPYMPLGRQETLLWTRPASGLAAAYAALRALGASGVGELARYLYRLASKLASILEQRGVELLSPLDTPLVAFRPPSVEGALKRLRRRGWILYPSRLPGILRYVAKWCHEPGDVEEIAEAVA
- a CDS encoding sodium-dependent transporter, whose product is MTVRTREYWATRIGLILAMAGNAIGLGNFLRFPGKAAAYGGGAYLIPYFIALVLLGIPLMFVEWTLGRHGGLHGHGYLTPMLYIVSRNRLTKKNAAAFAIIGGTIAFLTGVMITGYYTNIIGWMGYYATAAISGKFAELTDATKAKTFFIDFLTDPARNVPAWFISLLVITLIVSRRVRRGIEIAAKIMMPILFIEAVILATVSLTLGAPVKPEWSTLKGFEWLWTPNFEKLKDPATFIEGAGQIFFTLSIGIGGIIPNYASYLRREDDLPLSALTTTSLNEFAEVVLGGSIVIPLLYAFGGPSIIQDIAAGKLSIFLASMVALPPLFNHLGGLGALAGFLWYSLLWFAGITSAIAIVNVLTSMFEEDYGIARRYSAWIAFMMVFITGVFVNIEGAMKTDQLTDYLDLVDFYAGSLLLLVVALFEVVAALWLWGIEESYRELHNGAYITVPKWYWKYVVGIITPIYLIIMLAWFLATGTESAAAKPENIFGWIGVAMMVIMFLIGLALNYKALYKRYGEEIRRGVSPREG
- a CDS encoding polysaccharide deacetylase family protein; its protein translation is MFRPPAGYGFVLFLSFDLDVDSAEAWKGADPVARSRGRFAERRGLWRVLEVLEAHGVRATFFVPGWVARRYPHLVRALVERGHEVAGHGYMHERLDEISSRSAEEQVFASMEEALAGIVGRKPRGFRAPYWRWSPWTLELLRSRGYLYDSSLMDDEEPYILGKGLVELPVDWRLDDWPYLEYHRSLTPRELLEMWLDEMRYAARRHSYLSLTMHPQCIGRGARIRVLEAVLREAKRLGAWIPLGSELAEYVLKAVTERTSA
- a CDS encoding peroxiredoxin gives rise to the protein MPLQAPSIGEKFPEIEVMTTHGKIKLPDHFRGKWFVLFSHPADFTPVCTTEFVAFAKRYEDFKKLNTELIGLSVDSTFSHIKWAEWIKEKLGVEIPFPIIADPTGEVAKKLGLLHAQSSTATVRAVFVVDDKGVVRAILYYPQEVGRNIDEILRLIESLQISDKYGRAIPANWPNNELIGDNLIVPPAATVQEAEERLKKFKCFDWWFCYEDKATAEEKELARKFLKRVANC